The sequence tgattttgatGAATTTCGgaaatagatctgaaaaattGGGGGCTCGGGTGATTGAATTAGGTTTTACTCAAATCTAATAAAGTTCTTCTTTTGTAGAAAATGGGACAAGTGGTTCCAAGTGATAAGTCTGCAGATTCCTACAGCGTCTCTCTTCTCTTGTCTCCTGTTGTGTCTGTTTGGGATTGTATCGTTCGTAAAATGAGGTATACCTACGTACCTGAGTGGGTGTAGTAGTCAttgagtttggttttgttttcttcacAAGCAAAGAAAAagcaagtttttgtttttttattcgtTAGTGTGTTCTAAAGCTAGACGAACAGAGAGGTCATGGATAATAGTAGCCTAATGCGTAAACAAGATCAGCCGATTGTTGGaaatgggaagaagaagaagaagaagcaagggAAAGATGAAGCGGATAGAATCAAACAAgccgagaagaagaagagacgtcTTGAGAAAAATCTTGCTGCTTCGTTAGCGATCAGGGCTGAGcttgagaagaagaagcaaaggatcaaGGAAGGACAtcaagaaggagatgaagaaagcttggccaagaagaagaagcaggaTAAAGACGAGCTGGAGCGTGTCAAACGAGCGGAGAAGAAAAAGATTCGTCTGGAGAAATCTCTTGCTAATTCCGCAGCTATCAGGGCTGAgttagagaagaagaagcttaaaAAGCTAGAGGAACAGAGAAGATTGGACGAGGAAGGTGCCGCTATTGCAGAGGCTGCTGCTCTGCATGTCTTACTTGGCGAGGACTCTGATGACTCGTGTCGAACCATGCTAAACCAAGAAACGGGTTTCAAGCCTTGGGATTGTACTGCCAAACTCAATCTTTCTGCAGGCGGAAGAAACGGGTTCTTTCCTCACCTAGCGGTTCACAGAAGCAGAGTAAGAGACTGTAACTGGTCAGTCTCATATGAGCCTTTTGCAAGGGGATGTGACAGCAATAACATGGGAATATCGGCTGATTTGATTGCTGCTCAAGCTGTTTCATCACTGCAGATTTCTGAGAATGCTATTGTGGACGCAGTTGTCTTCAATGGAATGTTC is a genomic window of Brassica napus cultivar Da-Ae chromosome A2, Da-Ae, whole genome shotgun sequence containing:
- the LOC106391497 gene encoding stress response protein NST1; this translates as MDNSSLMRKQDQPIVGNGKKKKKKQGKDEADRIKQAEKKKRRLEKNLAASLAIRAELEKKKQRIKEGHQEGDEESLAKKKKQDKDELERVKRAEKKKIRLEKSLANSAAIRAELEKKKLKKLEEQRRLDEEGAAIAEAAALHVLLGEDSDDSCRTMLNQETGFKPWDCTAKLNLSAGGRNGFFPHLAVHRSRVRDCNWSVSYEPFARGCDSNNMGISADLIAAQAVSSLQISENAIVDAVVFNGMFRR